DNA sequence from the Mangifera indica cultivar Alphonso chromosome 18, CATAS_Mindica_2.1, whole genome shotgun sequence genome:
ttttacaaaaatttggTCGATCGGTaagatttttttcatgattattaatttggtaGGATTAATATTATGGTTGATTCAATCTATTTTGGTTTCTTTTACTTTGTTTGATAAATAgtttatgagaaaaatatatgattgagggtgtgtatatataattaatcttatCCTCTCTCTTTACAATTTGTAGGTACTTAAAATACAAGTGAATCATGAAACACCTGATTATATGTGATACATagattcttatattatttgtaataactttttaattttgattataaggaGCGATTATGATAATAGGATCATATAAAAACTTTGAGATAATTGTGATTATCAAATAATCAATGTCAATGAGTATattttaagaatgaaaattttattataaatattgttataacgaTGAAGATatttatcattgatattatgtttagtaatgagtaaatattgttataacgatgaaaatatttattgttgatattatttttagtgatcgataaatattgttatgacGACAAAAATATTCATagttgatattatatttagtggtgataaatattattataacaatgAAGATATTTATCGTTgatattatacataataatggatgaatattattataacgaTGAAGTTattaattgttgatattattatttttaatggtaGGATTTACATCtatcattatttatatcaaagatAGGATTTTTCTtcctattattaatatttttagtagCAAAAACTATAATAATGAATGAcgataagattttttttaccgtttaagattttaataacagaaaataaacttttaacgattaatttttctcttgttaaagacttttttttgttcatttatttattttggggaAAGGAGAGGAATTTTTCTGTTGAATATCAAAACGCTATGTATAATGGATAATGGATAATGGATAATGAATATCCACTATGtattagtaatgaaaaaaatacacTATGCATACATAACAAGCATCTTTTAATGCGTATAATTACCATGTTTTGGGAAAGGAGTTTTTATTGCACATCCGTTTGGAAAGAAAACCTGACCCTTTTTTATAGTAGTTTAGTGGATCCTTCTACTTTTGtgataaaacaaatacaaaaacaattaaTAGCCTATATGATCGCCagaattttcttaaattaaagcATGATTAATGCTCAAAAGTCAAAATTACAAAAGCAAAGTCAGATATATGCCTCTGCACAACTTCAACAGCTCAAACCAAATACACTTGATTGTCCAGCCAAGCTGGTAGCTTCCTGATTCTTCCATGCAGCTTACCAATTCTTCCTGGGGCTTTGTTGGGCTCCTCCTTATGAGCCATCCCCAGTTGAATCTCACCTAGTCGTGTTGCATGGTTGTATGAGTACGTCCTATACAAAGTCTTACATGCAAAGCACATGTTACTAggataataatcataaaaaatcaCGAAGAATTAATAGATCGCGGTCATTGTCAAAATCAGAGATGCTGCGGCcctatcatattaatttttttattagtaacGCATTTTACGCCACCAGACTTCCAGTCTTTCCAAGAGGCTATGCTTGCTCTATTATTATTTAGGTAGAAAAACAATACCTATCAGCGAAGATCGAGCATCAAGTATTCTCCAAGTTAACAGATACACGGGGTCGTTGTTGGACAAAAATCTTACCGAAGAAAACTTTCGaatatagaataaaattttccCATAAATTATATAGAcgtaagatattatttttacaaacaataatattgcAGGATGTGGTAGATATTTTTTGACATGTGACATTTGTTACATTAACATCATATCAatctgtataattttttttgtatataaaaattgtatatgtgGTATTACTGTTTTACAAAATGTGGAGAATTGTCCATAATTAAGCTTATAAATAGTAGTTTTGTCACACTCATGTTTATGGTTATATGGGTATAAAAGTAAGAGGCAGAGGTTAATTTGGCATTGGAATCCTAATTTTTGGTTATTTGTACAGTGATTCTTTGCATaatgtttacaattttttttttggggccGAGTATTATAAACAAAGTAAAAGGGCCATGAGGTTCGAACAAACAAGCCGGCTCAAGAGAAGCCAGAACAGAAACCAAGCAAAGTCAAACCGATTCTGGGACAGACCCCAGCTCCGGGCAAAGAGCCCCAAAAAAACAGTCGGGAAAAACCCCTGCTCTCCCTATCTATCCGGCCCCAGAAATCAAGATAAAAAGTCTGCTTTTTAGAATATGGAAGTCTTTATAATAAGCTTATAAATTACACATCTAAACTCCACGATTCTCATCTCTTTCACCTATTCAACTTAACTAgccatttttattttgaattctgGGAAAATGTTGGGTTTCCAATTTCGTTTTCTAGTTCCCtgtcttctcttcttcttgtaTGTTGGTTTTAAAGTTGATTCAACTATCATTTGCAATCCAGAAGACAGTCTTGCCTTGCTCCAATTTAAGAACACCAGTGCTTTAAATATTACcgcatcttcttctttttgtaaTCCTAAGACACTCTCTTGGGTGGAGGGTACCGATTGCTGCTTTTGGGAAGGAGTGACCTGCAATATTGTGACTGGTAATGTAATTGGGTTGGACCTCAGCTTCACTTGTTTGAGCGGTACCATTGACAACAACAGCACTCTCTTCCAACTTTCACACCTTCGAAGGCTCAGTCTTGCTGCAATTTATCCATTTGAGGATTTCCCATTACCATCTGCGTTTGGTTGGTTCAGAGAATTGACGCATCTTAACCTTTATGATTGTGGATTTTCTGGTTTAATACCCCCGGAAATATCTCACCTATCCAATTTGGTTTCACTTGATCTAACTGAATTTGAAATTTCTGATTCCACTCAGCTGAGCTTTGAAAAACATACTTTCGCGTTGCTAGTAAAAAACCTTACAAGGTTAAGTTTCCTCCATCTTCAAGGCGTTGATATGTCTTCGGTGTCTCCTGATTTGTTGTTGAACttatcttcttcaatttcagttCTCTCACTCGGAGAAACAGGAATGCATGGAAAATTCCCAGCTGAGGTTTTGTGCCTACCAAACCTTCAAATACTCGATttatattacattattaatcTAACAGGGTTTCTCCCACAGTCTAATTGGAGCAGTCATCTTAGGCATTTGGAGCTCTCTCATACAAGTTTCAAAGGAGAAATACCTGATTCAATTGGAAACTTAAAATTCTTGGAAAGGATAAATTTTGAAGTTTGTTATTTCACAGGGACAATTCCAGCCTCAATTGGGAATCTTACTCAACTCATTGCCTTGGTTTTACGTTACACTGCTTTAACCGGCCAACTCCCATCATCAATATCAAAGCTAGAGCACCTGCGTGACTTGTACGTCTCACAGAACTCGTTGGCAGGACAGATTCCAGATTTCGGTAACCTTAATAAGCTGAATCATTTAGATCTTTCACATAATAATTTCAGCGGTCCTCTCCCTAATCATCTGAATCAGCTTTTGTCACTAGCCGAGGCAGACTTGTCTAACAACTTTCTCACTGGCATAATACCATCTGAGTTGTTTAGTCTGCCATCTTTGGCATATTTACAGCTTAGTTATAACGCATTCTCTGGTCCTATTGACCCATTCCAGCCATCTAATTCACTGCAATCAGTTCTTTTGAACACTAATAAGATAAGTGGTTCAATTCCAAGTTCCATCTTTGAACTTGTGAACCTCGCTTATCTTGATCTTTCATCAAATAACTTCAGTGGAACTCTCCAATTGGACATGTTACTACAAATGAAATTCCTCCTACAGATTAAGCTTTCGTATAATACCCTACTGTCATTTAGTTTCAAGACTACTTTGAAAAATATCTCATCCGAACTAGAAAGATTTGAAATGTCTTCCTGCAATATAAATGGTGAATTCCCGAGTAACTTGAGAACCTTAGAGTTTTTATCCGTTTTAGATCTTTCCAACAATAAAATTCATGGTAAGATTTTGAAATCTGAGTCAGGAGGCTGGAAGAGTTTGGCTTATCTGAATCTTGCCCAAAATTTTCTGACATACATAGAACACCATCCATGGAGGGATATTTTGACTCTTGATCTTTCATACAACATGCTCCAAGGATCAATTTTGGTTCCACCACCTAAAACTGAAACTTTCCTGCTTACGAAAAATGAAATGACCGGGCTGATTCCTCCGTCTATCTGCAATTTGAGTTCCCTTATGTATCTTTCCTTGTCTGACAAcaatttgaaaggaagaattCCACAATGTTTCGGAAGTCTTGGGCTTTTTATGTTGCACTTGCAGAAGAATAATCTTCACGGTAGCATTCCTGGCACATTTGCAAATTTAAGCTACTTGACGAGTCTTGATCTTAATGGTAACAAGTTGGAAGGGCGTTTGCCAAGATCCTTGGTAAATTGTAGTTTACTGGAGGTTATCAATGTAGGAAATAACACCATACGCGATGAATTTCCTCATTGGTTGGGAACTCTTCCAGAGCTCAAAGTTCTTGTCTTGAGGTCTAATAAATTTCATGGTCCCATACATTATTCCAAATCTCTTTTCCATTTCTCCAACTTGCAGATTCTAGACCTCTCTCACAACGAATTCAAAGGTTTTCTGCCCAGAAAATTGTTTCTAAATTTGCGAGCTATGATGCACGTTGCTAATAATGAACCTGAGGCCCAGTATATTGGAGATTATTACAGAGATTCTGTGGTTGTGACTATGAAAGGGCTGGATATTGAAATGACTTGTATCATAACGATCTTTACAGCCATTGATCTCTCACACAATAATTTTCAGGGAGAGATTCCAGGAAtccttcaaaatttcaaatcactCATTGTCCTGAATTTTGCTCACAATAGTCTAACGGGAGAAATACCATCTGCATTGGAGAATTTAAAAGCTCTTGAATCATTAGATCTCTCTTCAAACAAGCTTTATGGAAGCATTCCTGCGCAATTGGAAAGTCTAACATTCCTCTCATTGTTAAATCTTTCCTATAATCAACTTTCAGGAACCATCCCTCGAGGCGGTCAATTTGACACATTTACAAGCGATTACTTCATTGGGAATAAAGGATTATGTGGAAGGCCATTGCCAAAGAAATGTTACAACGATCTGAAGCTGCAACCACCACCGCCAATTTCAGAAGGAGAAGATGATAATACAATTGAATTTGTTTGGAAAATTGCAATGATGGGTTATGGAAGTGGGCTCGTGATTGGGTTGTCCATAGGATACATTGTGTTCTCAACAGGCAAACCTTGGTGGCTCGTAAAAATGGTTGAATCTGGACAACAGAAGATTGTTAGAAGATATGGAAGGTGAAGAAATCCAAGAAAAACacactaaaataaaaatgtaagtaTATTTCCTAGTTAGTATTGCATGACTCCATATTATTTTCATGCGTACTgcagtaatttttttaattattttttcagcaGGCGATATCTAGATGAGACAGGAAGCAGCCTGGTACTTCTAGTCATGGTTTTGTGTTTGCATTGGTATGTTTGTTGGTTTCAAATCTGGAaatgtctttttattttaatttcagagtgttaataataaatagaaTGAAGTGTTCGCATGTTATCTTCATGTACTGGTTACAAAGAGAAAATCTGAATTCTGTAAATGGGATGAAGTCATTTGGGAGTCCTCTGGGCGTCCATTACAGCAAATTCATTGTTTCTCCACAAGAAGCACTGACTCAAATACTGTGGCACGGCGGCGAATTTggatttgttattgttaattgtAATAAGGAGggaatcaatttaaaaatactgTGGCACGGCGACAGGGAAATTATTGAATGTATAACTATAGCTTGCAAATGACTGGCCACACGCCGCGTCAAAAATAAGTATGGCTAAATCGAACACGAATAAAAACGGATCAaacttaacaataaaattatatagactGATTGTCAATATTATGACTATTATTGGTGAGAaaaaaaccaaaccctaatcaGAACTGCAGacacctaattttttattccgGTTCTTATCCAAAATCTGTCTATCTTGCATAAGTTTTATTTCCAATATTGAGAACCAAACAGTTTTGGTTTCACTTCGTAAAGAACCGGAACCTATAAATAGATGTCATGTAAAAGAAACTTTCAAAGTATTAAATCATTTTagatagtttgattttaatttcagtGAACATCATCTTAACGAAGGCCTTTAAATTAGTAATCTTATATTTGTTTGCTCTTCaacaattaattatgatttatttatactaGGATAACGCATTTTATAGAAACCTTAAGTCTTTTTGCTGTAAAATAATAGCTTTCCATGGTCACTGTTGCATATGTTCAACAGGATGTTAAATTCCGGAAGCTTTTTACTGTGTTAAACCACCAAAGAATCAAAGTGTTTTATACCATTTAAAATAGCACAGGTTTCAGTTAGGAATTAGAATATTGTAACACCCTCCATTGGATAGATACCCTGTTCGAAATATATACCTGAATAGATGTGTTACTTTAACCTTCTCTAAAACATTTGCGATGATAATTTATATGCAACTAAAACATTTGCAAT
Encoded proteins:
- the LOC123201297 gene encoding receptor-like protein 9DC3; translation: MTGLIPPSICNLSSLMYLSLSDNNLKGRIPQCFGSLGLFMLHLQKNNLHGSIPGTFANLSYLTSLDLNGNKLEGRLPRSLVNCSLLEVINVGNNTIRDEFPHWLGTLPELKVLVLRSNKFHGPIHYSKSLFHFSNLQILDLSHNEFKGFLPRKLFLNLRAMMHVANNEPEAQYIGDYYRDSVVVTMKGLDIEMTCIITIFTAIDLSHNNFQGEIPGILQNFKSLIVLNFAHNSLTGEIPSALENLKALESLDLSSNKLYGSIPAQLESLTFLSLLNLSYNQLSGTIPRGGQFDTFTSDYFIGNKGLCGRPLPKKCYNDLKLQPPPPISEGEDDNTIEFVWKIAMMGYGSGLVIGLSIGYIVFSTGKPWWLVKMVESGQQKIVRRYGR
- the LOC123201664 gene encoding receptor-like protein 7, coding for MNLSSDGGVSVEEENDFSFPAGSSAPEGDDEVTESQIRAFLNEKTLSWVEGTDCCFWEGVTCNIVTGNVIGLDLSFTCLSGTIDNNSTLFQLSHLRRLSLAAIYPFEDFPLPSAFGWFRELTHLNLYDCGFSGLIPPEISHLSNLVSLDLTEFEISDSTQLSFEKHTFALLVKNLTRLSFLHLQGVDMSSVSPDLLLNLSSSISVLSLGETGMHGKFPAEVLCLPNLQILDLYYIINLTGFLPQSNWSSHLRHLELSHTSFKGEIPDSIGNLKFLERINFEVCYFTGTIPASIGNLTQLIALVLRYTALTGQLPSSISKLEHLRDLYVSQNSLAGQIPDFGNLNKLNHLDLSHNNFSGPLPNHLNQLLSLAEADLSNNFLTGIIPSELFSLPSLAYLQLSYNAFSGPIDPFQPSNSLQSVLLNTNKISGSIPSSIFELVNLAYLDLSSNNFSGTLQLDMLLQMKFLLQIKLSRLEEFGLSESCPKFSDIHRTPSMEGYFDS